The proteins below come from a single Triticum aestivum cultivar Chinese Spring chromosome 5D, IWGSC CS RefSeq v2.1, whole genome shotgun sequence genomic window:
- the LOC123123303 gene encoding uncharacterized protein: MYSSETRVWTELTSVHHPDITKYTYNRGSPSVLVGDALYFDLDGIIKCQLGTLRLSMFERPTDAKGHVMTAEDGGLGFAAVVDVTNLTIWSMQTGPEGAMGWAKLRVIDLTTLLPDRALSIPAPEDGISGIAEGTQIIFVSSCVGTYMVDLKSRRVRKVSDPGRKVFPYMRFYIPAMEAASMGQGQ, translated from the exons ATGTACTCGTCGGAGACTCGTGTGTGGACCGAGCTCACCTCTGTTCATCACCCCGATATCACCAAGTATACCTATAACCGAGGTTCGCCAAGCGTCCTTGTGGGTGATGCACTCTACTTTGACTTGGATGGCATTATCAAGTGCCAACTTGGTACACTTCGCTTGTCAATGTTTGAGAGGCCGACCGATGCCAAGGGGCATGTCATGACGGCGGAAGATGGGGGGCTCGGATTCGCTGCCGTGGTTGATGTCACAAACCTGACCATTTGGTCAATGCAGACCGGACCAGAGGGAGCCATGGGATGGGCAAAACTCAGGGTAATCGATCTTACGACGCTGCTCCCTGACAGGGCCCTTTCGATTCCAGCACCTGAAGATGGAATTAGTGGCATCGCCGAAGGCACCCAAATCATTTTTGTGAGCTCATGTGTTGGTACCTATATGGTCGATCTCAAGTCAAGGCGAGTTAGGAAGGTATCTGATCCTGGCAGAAAAGTCTTTCCCTACATGAGATTCTACATCCCAG CAATGGAAGCAGCTTCTATGGGCCAGGGGCAGTGA